ACGGTTGGACTTTACATAACAGCTGCACTTGTTAGATTCTTAAAAAAGGTGTTAATTGCTAATAATATATCCTATGCCTTGTGTCTAAGGACATATATGCATATGATGGAGATCAAAGAAGAGAGTTAGTTACCTTGTGATGCGCTTATCTTAATTTCCTTGTGTTATGATTTTGTTTGGATGTGTGCTATATAACACCACTATATGATTTGCTTATGAAGCAAGATATCACGAATTAAAGACATGGTACATGCATAAATGCTAATgagataataacattaaatcatGTTTCATGACAAGAAGCTTGATTGGTTTCCCTCTAGGAATAATGTATGTATACTTCGTAAATGTTGATTTTAGGGTGAAGCCATATATAAGTGATTAATTTATACCTAGATAGTTGAGAAGGCGTGTACAAAATATGATGTCCTTCCGCAGATGAATTGCTTGGTTCACTTGAGGCTTTGTATTCTCTGCAACAATGTAGAGAGGGAGGGTCCCTAATATGATGTTATGTTTcctctgaagattcagaaaaacTCAGCTCTTAGATAGCACAAATCTTGGGCGTTAACCATCTCAGCTTTGTTGTTTCAAATATGTGGTATTTTTTCAATCAACAATTTATGGCCACAAGTTCTCAAAATGCTCTGCTGGCGTTTTTTCTTCTCAACCTAGTTGGACACGATATTCTATGACTATGATAGGTCTTTTCCTTGATATGATTGACAGATTGGCAATAATTTTACAGCTTCCGTGACGCTGTACTTCTTTTggatattctttatttttcaccATTTTGATTCTTTATTGTCACGTTGACAATCTTAAGCTAATTTTACAGCGATGATGCCTTCTTGTTGCTTGTTGCTTCATGTTATTGTGCTTTTTTTGGGTTGGTTTGACAATTTTTAGGCTATTTTAGGACAAGAATAACAATACttggataaatttatttagtagttggttttaTTTAGTGAATTCCAATACTTGGTTTTATTTAGTCGTTGGTTTGACAATTTTGTGAATTCTAATATTAGATATGCAAAATAAATCATATCTGTTCATTCGATATCAACACAGCCTATATCAATGGCAGTCAAAATATTCTGGTAGAAAGCCGAAAAGTAGCAAGTGTACAAAGACTATACTAAAGAGTGGacattttttttggtaactTTTTTAGGGGAAAAAGCCCTAAATTATGGACATTTTATTGTTTAAGAATTAAGGAACGAATATATTACTTGCCTTAATTTTTTCCCTACAGAGATGCAGATGCTTATCTCGCAGTATTTAGATGACAATACAAGAAAAATCACTAATTTGAATGGTTATGGGATCCATTCCTTACAACCACACATTATAGTTTTGGTCACTGGTGAGCTATTCTGTACATATACAAACTCACTCAAGTGACACGTGTAAAGTAtattaaaccaaaatttaaggaaaaagaagaagaaaaaactgagGGTAATATCAAGAGTACATGTGACCAAATAAGATTAATCCTTTTGACTGTTGTTTCTGCTATTTCTACCTCTCTAATCCTTGTTTGCAAAGAGGGCAACATGATGTAATTTTTAGCCATTGATCCACACATTTTAGGTGGAACATATGGGAACAGGGCAATTGTCTAACTTCCTCTTTGTCTTTGTACTTGGCTAAGCAGATACAGCATTCCTGTAAGCAGATCAGAACATAACAAATCTATCAATTCAATAGAAATTGAAATATGTCAAATCTTAAAATGAATGGAACTTAAAAGCATACATCCAAATTGAGGGTAAAAATGCCCAACTACATTACTAGCTGTTAAGTGGCTAGCTAGCTGTATATCAAGTCAAAGGGCTAGTAAACAACACACTTGTCATTTTTGTGTCAGATTTTTGGGTTGCATTACTTGAGCTCTATTTTTATACATTTCTCCATAAAACACATGAAGTGCATaagttcattttaatttataggagaagtttaatttatttgtagtcTATATGTACTAATGGTACCACTTACTGGGTCTTCATTGATCaattttttactgccttcagaGCCATTGCCAAGCTCTAACTTGACACCGGCTTCTTTATGTCTCCAACTTGGAAGTTGTGAAATTTGATCATCAGAAGCTCCTTTATTGGAAGAGGCCATGTTCATGTTGTAGCCGAGGAGGGTGCTAATTAGTGGCACACAGCAGCATAACAACACAAACAGTAGGAAAGGGAAAGAGTAGCACATTGCATTCCAAGCAAGGAGAATGATGCAGAGCACATGGAGCTTTGGAGCATGATGAAAAGATCCAAAACGTGAGTCAAAAACCCAAACATTTCCCATCACAAACCATATGGCGAAGAAAAGCTCAAGTGAAGTCCGGCATTTATTCATCAAGTGTGACATCCTGTACAATAGAGtgcaaattaaaattacaatttcaaatttcaaccaCAAAAAGGTTGCATggctctaaaaataaaaataaaaaacttgtttCTCTGATTGAATCAATGACTATGGAAGTTATTCCAGACAATATAATACAAATAGagtttacaatttatttttcagttcCTATTTGGTACTGTTAATTCTTGGATATGGTTTTCGTCAACTTGAAATTACAAtacattttaatagaaaaagaagTTGGTAAAACTTCTATATTAGGCTTTTCAATTTTCACATGATTTATATCCTCaactagataaaaaaaatgcaataaacAAAAGATTCTACTCTTTCAAAAGTAAATGCCACGAACTGATCGCAGTGACAAAGGTATGTGAGGGTATTTGATTCCTCCAAGCTCTTTTtaagagaataaattaaaattacgatAACTTTATGATTACTTGACACTTGGTATTTTCCTATCTTCCAACAATCCAACTTGTTTTgtccaaatattatttataatcaattcaaggagaacaatttatttttatataacagtTATATTTAACCAACAAAACGATGGTATCAAGCTTTTCTAGCCAATTTTAGAGCATACTCATGCCATTAGTACACTATAATATAGCCAATGAGTACAATAACCcattactaataataaaattgactGAAATAAAGTTGTTGAAGCGCACAGGATACCTGGTTTCTTCATTGTTTCTCTGCTGTTCCATATCAGAAAGACTGAGAGAATCTCCTTGAGTTAGATAAATTTGACGGTAGCGTCCATAAAGTAGAAGCAGATTAAGAACACAGCCAATATCATATCCAGAAATCCAAATCCTCATCGGCCAAATAGGTCTCTCCCTCTTGGAAATGGCCAAAGTGAACGTTGTAATTGTTATTTGGAGAATCAAGGCAATAAACTCCAGCATCATCCAAGTGCTAGAATTGAAAGGGTTGGAGCCAAGGTTGGACCTTGATCCATTTTGGTAATGAAAAACTCTTCTCAAAAAGGTAAACCATCTTGCTCTAGATATTCTCATGGCCATCCGAACCATAAAGGAAGGAGGGGTGACACGTGGAGGCCTGTTTCGAGCACTAGCCACTCTATCTTCTGTGGCAGAATTTGAAGAAAATGGAACCATGCTATACTCTTGTTGCGGATGAACAAGGAAGCACCTAGAATTCATTGGAAATGTTCTCTTTTGCCCGTGTGTTGAGAATTTGTCAAAGACTTGTATCAAAGATCAAGTAATTGAATCCAGCAGCagtattaatttcttaaaagcaCAGGTTTGCATCAAAAGAACCTTGAAAATGAAGCATCCCAATTGGCAACTTTGTTGATGGATGGAACTAGTACCTTGATTGGAAGATCTTTTCTGGGTCTGCACCACCTTTAACTCCTAGCAACATAATCAGACAAATATCACAAAAAGCTTCAATAACATGATCCTTTCAGCAAACACATACTGTAGAGAAAGGttaagaatagaaaaaatatgaagaGGGGATAGAGATGATGAAGTGTATATAGAAGAGGAGGAAGGGAAGATTGGTGTGAAGGATATGTCAGGAAGGTGAGGTTGTGTCT
The genomic region above belongs to Glycine max cultivar Williams 82 chromosome 14, Glycine_max_v4.0, whole genome shotgun sequence and contains:
- the LOC100813670 gene encoding E3 ubiquitin-protein ligase At4g11680; translated protein: MNSRCFLVHPQQEYSMVPFSSNSATEDRVASARNRPPRVTPPSFMVRMAMRISRARWFTFLRRVFHYQNGSRSNLGSNPFNSSTWMMLEFIALILQITITTFTLAISKRERPIWPMRIWISGYDIGCVLNLLLLYGRYRQIYLTQGDSLSLSDMEQQRNNEETRMSHLMNKCRTSLELFFAIWFVMGNVWVFDSRFGSFHHAPKLHVLCIILLAWNAMCYSFPFLLFVLLCCCVPLISTLLGYNMNMASSNKGASDDQISQLPSWRHKEAGVKLELGNGSEGSKKLINEDPECCICLAKYKDKEEVRQLPCSHMFHLKCVDQWLKITSCCPLCKQGLER